The genomic region AGTCTGGCGTAGGCGCAAACGATATATTCAGCTCCTCATTCGACACTTTCGATCCTTCACCATGCGGATGCACGAGCTCCAAGCTCTTCCTCGGCGCATTCCAGCCTTTGTTGTTCAGGACGATTGTGAGGACGGGGATGTTGTATCGTTGTGCGATCCAGTATACCGAACCTGGGACCGAGAAGAGGTAGGTGCCATCGCCTACAATCTGGCAGACGAATTTGCCTGCGAAACTGTTAGCAATGCTCACATACCGTCGAACGCCTGCGTTGCAATCACCTTGGTTAGTCCCACCATTCTCAAAATCCGTCGCCAACTTAATCCCCAACGCACCTCCTCCACTCCACCCCAGTCCTCCACCACCACAATTAATCCAGGTCCCCGGTATCGTAGCCTGCACCTGATCCGCCACAAACGCAGCATTTGTCACAGCTTCCACCGCCCAAATCGTATCCTTTGGACAAGCTTTCCGGACCTCCGAGATGAGGTACGAACAGCCGAAGTATCCCTCCTCACTGACATGTACGGTAGAAGCAATCGTGGCGAGCCGTTGCTGGTGTTTCTGCTGAAGAGCCGACCATCTGTCTTGGAAGGCTGGCGATCGGAGGTTCTCGGTCATGTTTTGCTTGACGTATGCTGTGATTTGCAGGAGGGCTGTTTCGGCGTCGACGCGGTATCTATAGAGGAGGATGTGTTAGCTGTGGTGCTCGCGCAGACGGTTGGGTGAAGTCAATCGCTTTCTGGCGCCACGTCTCTAGCCAGGTCCAACCAGTCAACTGCCCAGGAGAACTCACCTTGCGATAGCATATATATAATGCACCGGCATCTGCTGCTTCAACGCATCCACATCAATCTGAAAGATCAACGTATCCTTCCTCGGCTTACACTGCGTCGGGATCCAAGGCACATCACAATCCAACACAAGAATCACATCCGCCGTCTTGATACTCTCATCAACCCCATACCTCAACCCCAGCCACGCAGGATGATCCGCGGGGAAGCACATATCACTCCCACCCGTATCCAGCACTCTCAGCCCCTTCACCGTCGTCGCGAGGTCCACCAGCGCTTTCACAGCATTATGATTCCTCCCAGAATACCCCGTGATCACCAGTGGCTCTGCCGCACTCATCAACGCCTCGCTGACCAACCTCAGCTGTTTGATACTCAGCCCGCCGAGCTCAGCAGGTGTCCAGAACTCCTGCTGAATTTCGTAGGGTTCGATTTCTTCTTCCATAGCTTCGCGCGCGCCGCAGAGATACACGGGACCTCTGGGCTCACTCGTTGCGAAGCTGAGAGCGCGGTTGACGAGCTGTTTTACGTTCTTGCCTCTCTTGATCTCCCCCGTATATCTACAATACTGACTCACAATCGCCTTCTGATCCGGCACATCCTGAATCCAATGAATATACTCCGTCCGACTCCCTCTATACTCCCCCTCAATCGTATACGGACTCAAGCCGGCAAATATTAGCACCGGCGCCCTTCCACAACTCGCATTGTGGACCGCAGCACCGAGACCTTGCGTTCCGACGTCCACGTGGACGAGGACGCATTGAGGTTTGTTGGTCAGGCGGGCGTACCCGTCGGCCATGGACATGGCGACCATTTCGTTGGGACATGTTATGATTCGGGGGAAGTGGCCGCGCTTTTCGTTTCGGCCTTTGACGATGGCTTCGATGATGGAGGGGTGGTCGCTGCCGAGGTTTACGAAGACGTGGGTTACGCCGGCGGCCCAGAGGGCTTCGAAGAAGGCGAAGGAGGCGGTGTACATCGTCGAGTCGTGGTTCTGAAGCTATGATATGAGGCTCTGCTCTCGAAGCTGTTTCTTTGACGCCCCGCCGTCTGGTGATGGCTGTCCTGCTGTGTTATGCTGAGGATAATGATAAGGAATGATGTGAGATCAAGAGATGGCAGGATCAATGGATGCTCGCTTCCTTACTGATCATGTCTTGATTCTCGGTTGGCATTGACTCGATGAGATGTGCCCCTCATGATAGGCCGTTTCCCCTGCATTGAACGGTATTGATTCCGCGAGTCAGCGAGGTCGGTGTCGAGTGGGAGAACAAGGGCAGGAGAGTGGGACGGGATGGT from Fulvia fulva chromosome 2, complete sequence harbors:
- a CDS encoding Benzoylformate decarboxylase; its protein translation is MYTASFAFFEALWAAGVTHVFVNLGSDHPSIIEAIVKGRNEKRGHFPRIITCPNEMVAMSMADGYARLTNKPQCVLVHVDVGTQGLGAAVHNASCGRAPVLIFAGLSPYTIEGEYRGSRTEYIHWIQDVPDQKAIVSQYCRYTGEIKRGKNVKQLVNRALSFATSEPRGPVYLCGAREAMEEEIEPYEIQQEFWTPAELGGLSIKQLRLVSEALMSAAEPLVITGYSGRNHNAVKALVDLATTVKGLRVLDTGGSDMCFPADHPAWLGLRYGVDESIKTADVILVLDCDVPWIPTQCKPRKDTLIFQIDVDALKQQMPVHYIYAIARYRVDAETALLQITAYVKQNMTENLRSPAFQDRWSALQQKHQQRLATIASTVHVSEEGYFGCSYLISEVRKACPKDTIWAVEAVTNAAFVADQVQATIPGTWINCGGGGLGWSGGGALGIKLATDFENGGTNQGDCNAGVRRYVSIANSFAGKFVCQIVGDGTYLFSVPGSVYWIAQRYNIPVLTIVLNNKGWNAPRKSLELVHPHGEGSKVSNEELNISFAPTPDYPGIARAASGGKCWADHAGTAQELQVKLMQAVAAVQSGVSAVLDAHLDGPQGKYPGEKAALVG